A region of Lichenibacterium dinghuense DNA encodes the following proteins:
- a CDS encoding transposase translates to MLAPPPAHAEGSAGCTGGGARGPAPQDPPGAGRGGRRGAVVRRRERSPDPSLSGPCLGATGRGPARRRPRPARKVAIMGVLDAATRDLIVHTSTTKRSTDFIALLTVLDGRDGPQPGRPAKPVVLVLDNGPIHTSKATTAAIAARPWLTVEWLPRYAPELNDIELKWRDLKRHHLAHRTFADAAHLDAAIHQAVNSLNAERRISHPCDKLRIAA, encoded by the coding sequence TTGCTGGCGCCGCCCCCGGCACACGCTGAAGGGTCGGCAGGATGCACAGGAGGTGGAGCGCGTGGGCCTGCGCCTCAGGATCCGCCGGGCGCAGGCCGAGGCGGGCGACGTGGTGCTGTTGTACGGCGACGAGAGCGAAGCCCTGACCCATCCCTATCTGGCCCATGCCTGGGCGCCACGGGGCGCGGACCTGCGCGTCGCCGCCCCAGGCCGGCCCGCAAGGTCGCCATCATGGGCGTGCTCGACGCCGCAACCCGCGACCTCATCGTCCACACGTCGACAACAAAGCGCAGCACCGACTTCATCGCCCTGCTGACCGTGTTGGACGGCCGCGACGGCCCGCAACCGGGACGCCCCGCCAAGCCCGTCGTGCTGGTGCTCGACAACGGCCCCATCCACACCAGCAAGGCCACCACCGCCGCCATCGCGGCGCGGCCCTGGCTCACCGTGGAGTGGCTGCCGCGCTACGCGCCCGAGTTGAACGACATCGAGTTGAAATGGCGTGATCTCAAGCGCCATCACCTCGCTCATCGCACCTTCGCGGATGCCGCTCACCTCGATGCCGCCATCCACCAAGCCGTAAACAGCCTCAATGCCGAGCGACGGATCAGTCATCCGTGTGACAAATTACGAATCGCTGCTTAG
- a CDS encoding GAF domain-containing protein, producing MVPSSSSIQGTAEELRLEALASYDVIDTPPEQDLDDIARLAAQICATPVALVTLVDGRRQVFKARFGFEGTTSDLETGFCPLVVRREAPLTIADTLADPGHADNVATREGGVRFYAGVPLTAPGGFVLGTLCVLDVKPRELSDEQHSALAALARQVMRQLELRAALRREREGDVRHRHVLNGAVEHAIVAADLKGRVVEWNEGAGRLLGWSPEEAIGEPVARLIRTVDRDADWFEADAERTLRRGPLTAEEWHRRRSGADLWANRTMSPLKGEDGQVTGYVVVMRDRTEERRREQRLAILSEAAAKLLVADDPEAVLGSVVSESASLLAFQHAYSHVVFADGKSVCTARSVGIEGEATVALDKAIFESTLCSVVARTRAPVIVPDVSRSEQTNIEDARKAGLSSYAGFPVMAGDRLFGVLSFGSLRVHAFDAQALSFFATLARYVAVVRERLDREASLKALAQTLEQRVEERTAELRDAEAALRQSQKLEAVGQLTGGVAHDFNNLLTVLKSSVDLLRKPNLAEERRRRYLDAISDTVDRAAKLTGQLLAFARRQALKPEVFDAAERVRAVSEMLDSVTGSRIRVSLDLSAEPCHVRADASQFETALVNMAVNARDAMDGEGTLTLRVHDGGRLPPIRGHAGSAAAFVAVSLTDTGTGIPADRIGQIFEPFFTTKGVGKGTGLGLSQVFGFAKQSGGDVDVSSEVGRGTTFTLYLPYVPAPEATDAGARRKTAVAGGGRRVLVVEDNVEIGRFATQLLDDLGYQSHWAANADEALARLATPAHEFDVVFSDVVMPGMNGVDLAREIRRRHPALPVVLTSGYSHVLAEEGPQGFDLVHKPYSAEQLSRALRRATSG from the coding sequence ATGGTGCCGAGTTCCTCGTCGATCCAGGGGACCGCCGAGGAGCTTCGCCTGGAGGCGCTGGCCTCGTACGACGTCATCGATACGCCCCCGGAGCAGGACCTCGACGACATCGCGCGCTTGGCCGCCCAGATCTGCGCCACGCCGGTCGCGTTGGTGACGCTCGTCGACGGACGGCGGCAGGTGTTCAAGGCCCGCTTCGGCTTCGAGGGCACGACCAGTGACCTGGAGACCGGTTTCTGCCCCCTGGTTGTGCGACGCGAGGCGCCCCTCACCATCGCCGACACGCTCGCGGATCCCGGGCACGCCGACAATGTCGCAACCAGGGAGGGCGGCGTCCGCTTCTACGCGGGTGTCCCCCTCACCGCCCCCGGTGGCTTCGTGCTCGGCACCCTCTGCGTCCTCGACGTGAAGCCGCGCGAACTCTCGGACGAGCAGCATTCCGCGCTCGCCGCCCTGGCGCGTCAGGTCATGAGGCAGCTCGAACTGCGGGCCGCACTGCGGCGTGAGCGCGAGGGCGACGTGCGCCACAGGCACGTCCTGAACGGTGCGGTCGAGCACGCCATCGTCGCAGCCGACCTGAAGGGCCGCGTCGTGGAATGGAACGAGGGCGCCGGTCGTCTCCTCGGTTGGTCGCCGGAGGAGGCCATCGGCGAACCCGTCGCGCGCCTCATCCGTACCGTCGACCGTGACGCAGATTGGTTCGAGGCGGACGCTGAACGCACCCTGCGGCGCGGACCCCTCACCGCCGAGGAATGGCACCGTCGCAGGAGCGGGGCCGACCTCTGGGCGAACAGGACAATGTCGCCGCTCAAGGGCGAGGACGGACAGGTTACGGGGTATGTCGTCGTCATGCGGGACCGCACCGAGGAGCGGCGCCGCGAACAACGGCTCGCAATCCTGTCGGAGGCTGCCGCGAAGTTGCTGGTGGCCGATGATCCCGAGGCGGTCCTGGGTTCGGTCGTGTCCGAGAGCGCCTCGCTGCTGGCCTTCCAGCATGCTTACAGTCACGTGGTGTTCGCGGACGGGAAGTCGGTGTGCACGGCGAGGAGCGTGGGGATCGAGGGTGAGGCCACGGTCGCCTTGGACAAGGCGATCTTCGAGTCGACGCTGTGTAGCGTCGTCGCGAGGACGCGTGCACCGGTGATCGTCCCGGACGTGTCTCGCTCCGAGCAGACCAACATCGAGGACGCCAGGAAGGCCGGGCTGTCGTCCTACGCGGGGTTCCCGGTGATGGCGGGCGACCGGCTCTTCGGCGTCCTGTCCTTCGGCTCGCTCCGGGTGCATGCCTTCGATGCGCAAGCCCTCTCCTTCTTCGCCACCCTGGCCCGCTACGTCGCCGTGGTGCGCGAGAGGCTGGACCGAGAGGCGTCGTTGAAGGCCCTCGCCCAGACGCTGGAACAGCGGGTCGAGGAGCGCACGGCGGAGCTGCGCGACGCGGAAGCGGCCCTCCGACAGTCGCAGAAGCTGGAGGCCGTGGGCCAGCTCACCGGCGGCGTCGCGCACGACTTCAACAACTTGCTGACCGTTCTGAAATCCTCCGTCGACTTGCTGCGAAAACCGAACTTGGCCGAGGAACGCCGCAGGCGGTACCTCGACGCCATTTCCGACACCGTGGACCGCGCCGCCAAGCTGACGGGCCAACTCCTCGCCTTCGCGCGGCGCCAGGCCCTGAAGCCAGAGGTGTTCGACGCGGCCGAGCGCGTGCGCGCGGTGTCCGAGATGCTCGACAGCGTCACCGGCTCGCGCATCCGCGTGTCGCTCGACCTGTCAGCCGAACCCTGCCACGTGCGGGCCGACGCCAGCCAGTTCGAGACGGCCCTGGTCAACATGGCGGTGAACGCTCGCGACGCGATGGACGGCGAGGGCACCCTCACCCTGCGGGTCCACGATGGCGGGAGGCTGCCGCCGATCCGCGGACACGCGGGCAGCGCGGCAGCCTTCGTGGCGGTGTCGCTGACCGACACGGGCACAGGCATCCCGGCCGACCGCATCGGGCAGATCTTCGAGCCGTTCTTCACCACCAAGGGCGTCGGCAAGGGGACCGGCCTCGGGCTCAGTCAGGTGTTCGGATTCGCCAAGCAGTCCGGCGGCGACGTCGACGTCAGCAGCGAGGTCGGGCGGGGCACGACCTTCACGCTCTACCTCCCGTACGTGCCCGCGCCCGAGGCGACCGACGCCGGTGCCCGCCGGAAGACGGCCGTGGCGGGCGGCGGGCGGCGGGTGCTGGTCGTGGAGGACAACGTCGAGATCGGCCGCTTCGCAACCCAACTCCTCGACGACCTCGGCTATCAGAGCCACTGGGCGGCCAACGCCGACGAGGCCTTGGCGCGCCTTGCCACGCCCGCTCACGAGTTCGACGTGGTCTTCTCCGATGTGGTGATGCCGGGCATGAACGGGGTCGACCTCGCCCGCGAGATCCGCCGCCGTCACCCCGCGCTGCCTGTGGTGCTCACGTCCGGCTATAGCCACGTGCTGGCCGAAGAGGGCCCCCAGGGTTTCGACCTCGTCCACAAGCCGTATTCCGCCGAGCAGCTCTCCCGTGCCCTGCGCCGTGCGACGTCCGGCTGA
- a CDS encoding DNA-binding protein — protein MAGRDEVFRVADGLRAEGKPVSVRAVIAALEQGGSNREVGPLVRDWKAKRGYRSRPEVAGIPSDVQNRHGDALAALWEAACVSAAQKYADDRESMDRDLRANDEIRDEALRQVDQITEEVAALRSEVDQLRGLIRERDARLDRVRSEEFWDRVMQEVFDLLPAEGGMTAREILPRLRDSIHREAAHHREDVTAGTLRTKMKVRVTHEKYFKVLSNGSFGRRATTDVRKTAQSRKSHAEVEIPGQPSVAR, from the coding sequence ATGGCCGGGCGCGACGAGGTGTTCAGGGTAGCCGACGGCCTGCGTGCCGAAGGCAAGCCGGTGTCGGTTCGGGCGGTGATCGCGGCCCTGGAGCAGGGCGGCTCGAACAGGGAGGTCGGACCACTCGTCCGAGACTGGAAGGCGAAGCGCGGCTACCGGTCGCGGCCCGAAGTCGCCGGCATCCCGTCCGACGTCCAGAACCGCCACGGCGACGCGCTCGCGGCACTTTGGGAGGCCGCTTGCGTCAGTGCCGCCCAAAAATATGCCGACGACCGCGAGAGCATGGACCGCGATCTGCGGGCCAACGACGAAATCCGGGATGAGGCCCTCCGGCAAGTGGACCAAATCACCGAGGAGGTCGCGGCCCTGCGTTCGGAGGTCGATCAGCTGCGAGGGCTGATTCGCGAGAGGGACGCGCGCTTGGACCGGGTGCGTTCTGAGGAGTTCTGGGACCGGGTGATGCAGGAGGTGTTCGACCTGCTGCCTGCAGAAGGGGGCATGACCGCAAGGGAGATCCTCCCTCGTCTTCGCGACAGCATTCATCGCGAGGCGGCCCATCACAGGGAGGACGTCACGGCCGGCACCCTCCGCACGAAGATGAAGGTGCGCGTTACGCATGAGAAGTACTTCAAGGTTCTTTCGAACGGATCCTTCGGCCGTCGTGCCACGACAGATGTCAGAAAGACCGCGCAAAGTAGAAAATCACACGCCGAAGTGGAAATTCCTGGACAGCCAAGCGTCGCGCGTTAA
- a CDS encoding PAS domain S-box protein — protein MRRALEGAIDFVVIVTDTDGRITGWNVGARNVLGWEEAEVLGRDAAFIWTPEDRGAGTPEREMRLAREKGSGADDRWHLRKDGGRIWVSGEMLPMREPDGSLSGYCKVMRDRTEAHLEAERHRESEARWHGVFENLVEGMLLGEVVRDATGRIVDWRYLDVNAAWEEMVGLPRAQALGRTVREIIPGIEDEWVEEFGRVVETGASHHFERQVGAWDRWYEGNVFRLGGDRFAVTFFNVTERIGRERRRAALLDLNDRFRDVYDPPTIHALLGEVVGRALGAGRVGYGTLAVDGDTFTVERDWAASGFPSLAGRYHMDDYGLYAADLRRGDTVVIDDVRLDVRTAANAEAMKSISVGSLVNVPVVEGGRAVAILYVNDAGPRAWTGEEVAFAREAAERTRVVIERRRAEQGLRDLAASLERQVEERTRERDRLWRLSRDLFVIADAEGEWVSVNAACMAVLGWSEAELVGRTSEWLEHPDDREQSRRVVRALSEGEALSRFDIRLRTRSGDYRWLSWTVTPSDGLLFAVGRDVTADKEQAVEQARLEEQLRQSQKMEAVGQLTGGIAHDFNNLLTGITGALDMMQRRIVQGRTVDVERYVGLAMSSANRAAALTHRLLAFSRRQTLDPRPVDGNALVSAMEDLLRRTLGEGVVLELALWPDLWQTRCDPHQLENAVLNLCINARDAMPDGGRLTVETTNASLDGRAASERDIPPGDYVAFSVSDTGTGMPPDVVAKVFEPFFTTKPIGQGTGLGLSMIHGFARQSGGQVRIHSVVGRGTTMRILLPRHRGEGEVQEESGLVEAPRAAAGETVLVIDDEATVRTLVGEVLGELGYATLEAHDGPSGLALLRSNARIDLLVTDVGLPGGMNGRQVADAARVLRPDLKVLFITGYADRAAVGNGHLDPGMHLLTKPFAMEALAVKVRDIIG, from the coding sequence ATGAGGCGGGCCCTCGAAGGCGCCATCGACTTCGTCGTCATCGTCACCGACACCGATGGGCGCATCACGGGCTGGAACGTCGGCGCCCGCAACGTGCTCGGCTGGGAGGAGGCGGAGGTGCTCGGCCGCGACGCCGCCTTCATCTGGACGCCCGAGGACCGTGGCGCGGGAACGCCGGAGCGGGAGATGCGCCTCGCCCGCGAGAAGGGCAGCGGCGCGGACGACCGCTGGCATCTCCGCAAGGACGGCGGCCGGATCTGGGTGAGCGGCGAGATGCTGCCCATGCGGGAGCCCGACGGCTCGCTGTCGGGCTACTGCAAGGTGATGCGGGACCGCACCGAGGCCCACCTCGAGGCCGAGAGGCACAGGGAGAGCGAGGCACGCTGGCACGGCGTGTTCGAGAACCTGGTCGAGGGCATGCTGCTCGGCGAGGTGGTGCGCGACGCCACCGGACGCATCGTCGACTGGCGCTACCTCGACGTCAACGCCGCCTGGGAGGAGATGGTCGGCCTGCCACGCGCGCAGGCGCTCGGACGCACGGTCCGCGAGATCATCCCCGGCATCGAGGACGAGTGGGTCGAGGAGTTCGGCCGCGTCGTCGAGACCGGGGCGTCCCACCACTTCGAGCGGCAGGTCGGCGCCTGGGACCGGTGGTACGAGGGCAACGTGTTCCGGCTCGGCGGCGACCGCTTCGCCGTGACGTTCTTCAACGTCACCGAGCGCATCGGCCGCGAGCGGCGCCGGGCGGCGCTGCTGGACCTCAACGACCGTTTCAGGGACGTCTATGACCCCCCGACCATTCACGCCCTTCTTGGCGAGGTGGTCGGACGGGCTTTGGGCGCCGGGCGCGTCGGCTACGGAACCCTTGCGGTTGACGGCGACACCTTCACGGTCGAGCGTGATTGGGCGGCATCCGGCTTCCCCTCGCTGGCGGGCCGCTACCACATGGACGACTACGGCCTCTACGCCGCGGACCTCAGGCGAGGCGACACCGTGGTGATCGACGACGTGCGCCTCGACGTCCGCACGGCCGCCAACGCCGAGGCGATGAAGTCGATCTCGGTGGGCTCGCTCGTCAACGTGCCCGTCGTCGAGGGCGGGCGCGCCGTTGCCATCCTCTACGTCAACGACGCGGGTCCACGGGCCTGGACCGGGGAGGAGGTCGCCTTCGCGCGCGAGGCCGCCGAGCGGACCCGCGTCGTCATCGAGCGCCGCCGCGCCGAACAGGGCCTGCGCGACCTCGCGGCCTCGCTGGAGCGGCAGGTCGAGGAGCGCACGCGCGAACGGGACCGGCTGTGGCGCCTGTCGCGCGACCTCTTCGTCATCGCCGACGCGGAGGGGGAGTGGGTCAGCGTCAACGCGGCCTGCATGGCCGTCCTGGGCTGGTCCGAAGCCGAGTTGGTCGGCCGCACCTCCGAGTGGCTTGAGCATCCCGACGACAGGGAGCAGTCGCGCCGCGTCGTGCGGGCGCTGTCCGAAGGCGAAGCGCTGAGCCGCTTCGACATCCGGCTTCGGACCAGGTCCGGCGACTATCGATGGCTGTCTTGGACCGTCACGCCGTCGGATGGCCTCCTGTTCGCGGTGGGCCGCGACGTGACGGCCGACAAGGAGCAGGCGGTCGAGCAGGCGCGCCTGGAGGAGCAGTTGCGCCAGTCGCAGAAGATGGAGGCGGTGGGCCAGCTCACCGGCGGCATCGCCCACGACTTCAACAACCTGCTCACCGGCATCACCGGCGCCCTCGACATGATGCAGCGCCGGATCGTCCAGGGACGGACCGTCGACGTCGAGCGCTACGTCGGCCTCGCCATGTCATCGGCGAACCGCGCCGCCGCGCTCACCCATCGACTGCTCGCCTTCTCGCGAAGGCAGACGCTCGACCCGCGGCCCGTGGACGGCAACGCGCTCGTCTCCGCCATGGAGGACCTACTGCGGCGGACGCTCGGCGAGGGCGTGGTGCTCGAGCTCGCGCTCTGGCCCGACCTATGGCAGACGCGCTGCGACCCGCACCAGCTCGAGAACGCCGTTCTGAACCTTTGCATCAACGCGCGCGACGCCATGCCGGACGGAGGGCGGCTGACGGTGGAGACGACCAACGCTTCTCTGGATGGACGCGCCGCGAGCGAGCGCGACATCCCGCCCGGCGACTACGTCGCCTTCAGCGTCTCCGACACCGGCACCGGCATGCCGCCCGACGTCGTCGCCAAGGTGTTCGAACCCTTCTTCACCACCAAGCCCATTGGCCAGGGGACGGGACTGGGCCTGTCGATGATCCACGGTTTCGCCCGCCAGTCCGGGGGACAGGTCCGTATCCATTCCGTCGTTGGCCGGGGGACGACCATGCGGATCCTCCTGCCAAGGCACCGGGGCGAAGGCGAGGTGCAGGAGGAGTCGGGACTGGTCGAGGCGCCGCGCGCGGCCGCGGGCGAGACGGTGCTGGTGATCGACGACGAGGCGACCGTGCGGACGCTGGTGGGCGAAGTCCTCGGAGAGCTGGGTTACGCCACTCTGGAGGCGCATGACGGTCCTTCGGGGCTCGCCCTGCTCCGCTCGAATGCGCGCATCGACTTGCTAGTCACCGACGTGGGCCTACCTGGCGGAATGAACGGACGGCAGGTGGCGGATGCTGCCCGCGTCCTCAGGCCCGACCTGAAGGTGCTGTTCATCACCGGCTACGCCGACCGGGCCGCGGTGGGCAACGGCCACCTCGACCCCGGCATGCACCTGTTGACCAAACCCTTCGCGATGGAGGCTCTCGCCGTGAAGGTGCGTGACATCATCGGGTGA
- a CDS encoding DUF3443 family protein has product MDTLTDLHEARMPSPSDGGAREVVGTLTFGVGTAADHRLGASGLLRVDAFGRFTTTFDGRSYPASYIDSGTETYLLNGDHLPRCRDLAWAYCMEPRRTFEARMTGSDGNGTSVRFALGDYQARREGHAGAVDDVAEAAGPQSAAFVWGAPFFLGRKVTIVVESKEVPSLPGPVGPFYGLD; this is encoded by the coding sequence ATGGACACGTTGACCGACCTGCACGAGGCCCGCATGCCCTCCCCATCGGACGGTGGTGCCCGGGAGGTCGTCGGCACGTTGACGTTCGGGGTCGGCACGGCGGCCGATCACAGGCTCGGCGCGTCGGGCCTCTTGCGGGTCGACGCCTTCGGACGGTTCACGACGACGTTCGACGGCAGGAGCTATCCCGCCAGCTACATCGACAGCGGGACCGAAACATACCTTCTGAACGGCGACCACCTGCCGCGATGCCGAGACCTGGCGTGGGCGTACTGCATGGAGCCGAGGCGTACCTTCGAAGCGCGGATGACCGGTTCGGACGGGAACGGCACCTCCGTGAGGTTCGCTCTCGGCGACTACCAGGCCCGCAGGGAGGGGCACGCAGGCGCGGTGGACGATGTCGCAGAGGCCGCGGGCCCGCAGTCGGCGGCCTTCGTATGGGGCGCACCGTTCTTTCTCGGACGGAAGGTCACCATCGTCGTGGAAAGCAAGGAGGTGCCGAGCCTTCCTGGGCCGGTGGGGCCGTTCTACGGTCTGGACTAA
- a CDS encoding response regulator — translation MATRGERAVLRGGGAMGDRIRAFDWTATPLGLVQSWPSPLKTLVRVMLAAKQPMFVAWGPDMTMLYNDGYVELLGSKHPDALGAPLMTVWAEIRDALQPLVDQVYAGDPVHMDDITLMVDREGRSPEAHFAFSYTPVYDDDGEVRGFFCPCAETTEPVLTERRQGFRLALEESLRGLNDPEVIVRTAVDALGRYLGANRVGYGEVQPDGTSVVLATGFTDGVAPIAGTYRLNDFGASSISRQREGGTSHSDDVLADPAYDAAPWTAIDTRAFVSVPMMREGRLAASLFVNQREPRRWSPDDVKLIEGVAARVRDVVERAQAEQALRDSEAHLAGIFQQTGAGFAELDADGRFLSVNARFCSMAGRRSEELLRLRMRDITHPDDRAVSETALRSAALDGEPATVEKRLVRPDGTTLWVTNTKSAIAGMAGRRNVLVVAIDIEERKAAERALGDAKVAAEEANVAKSTFIANMSHELRTPLSAIIGYSEMMLEEVADGAEPADLASDMRKIEGNARHLLGLINDVLDLSKVESGKMEVYAEEFDVVTAVREVADTVQTLVGKKGNSLRVDLAPDLGTMRSDLTKVRQMLLNLLGNAAKFTEAGTITLAAWREVGEVGPSVCLRVSDTGIGMTPEQLDKLFQRFQQADSSTTRRFGGTGLGLSLTKAFADMLNGTVSVESKEGEGTSFTVRLPPTHVEAGTENALIGEPSPEVGEEGSRDLVLVIDDDPDQRHLMTRFLQREGFRAQVAPDGRKGLELARTLHPRAILLDVMMPGIDGWSVLSVLKADADLADIPVVMVTSVEQRGLAESLGATGYVQKPVRWDRFKAIMDRFRPPEETALVVDDDSDTRARLRSFLERDGWRVVEAENGQDGLDKVGAARPGVVLLDLTMPVMDGFDFLRRFRERPECADVPVVVLTALDLTRDDRRRLAGANQILHKGDVSLRSIAERLHRIVAQG, via the coding sequence ATGGCGACGAGGGGTGAGCGCGCCGTGCTGCGTGGCGGCGGGGCCATGGGGGACCGCATCCGCGCCTTCGACTGGACGGCGACACCCCTGGGACTGGTGCAGTCCTGGCCGTCGCCCCTGAAGACGCTGGTCCGGGTCATGTTGGCCGCCAAGCAGCCCATGTTCGTCGCCTGGGGTCCGGACATGACGATGCTGTACAACGACGGCTACGTCGAGCTGCTCGGAAGCAAGCACCCAGACGCGCTGGGCGCCCCGTTGATGACGGTGTGGGCGGAGATCCGTGACGCTCTGCAGCCCCTTGTGGACCAGGTCTATGCGGGCGATCCCGTCCACATGGACGACATCACCCTCATGGTGGACCGCGAGGGGCGGAGTCCGGAGGCGCACTTCGCCTTCTCCTACACTCCGGTCTACGACGACGATGGCGAGGTCCGGGGCTTCTTCTGCCCCTGCGCCGAGACCACCGAGCCAGTCCTGACCGAGCGCCGCCAGGGCTTCCGCTTGGCGCTGGAGGAGAGCCTGCGGGGCCTGAACGACCCTGAGGTCATCGTGAGGACGGCCGTGGACGCGCTGGGGCGGTATCTCGGCGCCAACCGGGTCGGTTACGGCGAGGTGCAGCCGGACGGCACCAGCGTCGTCCTGGCGACGGGGTTCACGGACGGCGTCGCCCCCATCGCCGGGACATATAGGCTCAACGACTTCGGTGCGTCCTCGATCTCCCGCCAGCGCGAGGGCGGGACGAGCCACAGCGACGACGTGCTGGCGGACCCGGCCTACGACGCCGCGCCCTGGACGGCCATCGACACCCGGGCCTTCGTGTCGGTGCCGATGATGCGGGAGGGCCGCCTGGCGGCCAGCCTGTTCGTGAACCAACGGGAGCCGCGCCGTTGGTCGCCCGACGACGTGAAGCTGATCGAGGGCGTGGCCGCGCGGGTGCGGGACGTCGTCGAGAGGGCACAGGCCGAGCAGGCCCTGCGCGACAGCGAGGCGCACCTCGCGGGCATCTTCCAGCAGACCGGCGCGGGCTTCGCGGAGCTGGACGCCGACGGGCGGTTCCTGTCCGTCAACGCCCGATTCTGTTCCATGGCGGGCCGCCGTTCCGAAGAGCTGCTGCGCCTGCGCATGCGCGACATCACCCACCCCGACGACCGGGCCGTGAGCGAGACCGCCCTCAGGTCCGCCGCCCTGGATGGCGAGCCTGCGACCGTCGAGAAGCGCCTCGTGCGGCCGGACGGGACGACGCTGTGGGTCACCAACACGAAGAGCGCCATCGCGGGGATGGCCGGGCGGCGCAACGTGCTCGTGGTCGCTATCGACATCGAGGAGCGCAAAGCGGCCGAGCGGGCGCTCGGCGACGCCAAGGTCGCCGCCGAGGAGGCGAACGTCGCCAAGTCGACCTTCATCGCCAACATGAGCCATGAGCTGCGCACGCCGCTATCGGCCATCATCGGCTATTCGGAGATGATGCTGGAGGAGGTCGCGGACGGCGCAGAGCCGGCCGACCTCGCTTCCGACATGCGCAAGATCGAGGGCAACGCCCGCCACCTGCTCGGCCTCATCAACGACGTCCTCGACCTCAGCAAGGTCGAGAGCGGCAAGATGGAGGTCTACGCCGAGGAGTTCGACGTCGTGACCGCCGTGCGCGAGGTGGCCGACACGGTGCAGACCCTGGTCGGCAAGAAGGGGAACAGCCTCCGCGTCGACCTTGCGCCGGACCTCGGCACCATGCGTTCCGACCTGACCAAGGTCCGGCAGATGCTGCTCAACCTGCTCGGCAACGCCGCCAAGTTCACCGAGGCGGGGACTATCACCTTGGCTGCGTGGCGCGAGGTCGGCGAGGTCGGACCATCCGTATGCCTCCGCGTGTCCGACACGGGCATCGGCATGACGCCGGAGCAGTTGGACAAGCTGTTCCAGCGCTTCCAACAGGCCGACAGCTCGACTACGCGCCGGTTCGGCGGCACGGGCCTCGGCCTCTCCCTGACGAAAGCCTTCGCCGACATGCTGAACGGCACGGTGTCGGTCGAGAGCAAGGAGGGCGAAGGCACCAGCTTCACCGTCAGGCTGCCCCCGACGCATGTCGAGGCCGGGACGGAAAACGCCCTCATCGGCGAGCCTTCGCCGGAGGTCGGCGAGGAAGGGAGCCGGGACCTCGTCCTGGTGATCGACGACGACCCGGACCAGCGCCACCTGATGACGCGCTTCCTGCAGAGGGAGGGCTTCCGGGCGCAGGTCGCACCCGACGGACGCAAGGGACTCGAACTCGCACGGACGCTCCATCCCCGGGCCATCCTGCTCGACGTCATGATGCCGGGCATCGACGGGTGGTCGGTTCTGAGCGTCCTCAAGGCGGACGCGGACCTGGCCGACATTCCGGTAGTGATGGTGACGTCTGTCGAGCAGCGCGGCCTGGCGGAGTCGTTGGGCGCCACCGGCTACGTGCAGAAGCCTGTGCGCTGGGACCGCTTCAAGGCCATCATGGACCGCTTCCGCCCACCGGAGGAGACGGCGCTCGTCGTCGACGACGACTCCGACACACGTGCACGTCTCCGCTCGTTCCTTGAAAGGGACGGCTGGCGCGTGGTCGAGGCGGAGAACGGGCAGGATGGGCTCGACAAGGTCGGGGCGGCCCGTCCCGGAGTGGTCCTCCTCGACCTGACCATGCCGGTCATGGACGGGTTCGACTTCTTGCGACGCTTCCGCGAACGCCCAGAATGCGCCGACGTTCCCGTCGTGGTGCTCACGGCCCTGGACCTGACGCGCGATGACCGACGCCGCCTCGCCGGGGCCAACCAGATCCTGCACAAGGGAGACGTCAGCCTGCGATCCATCGCCGAGCGCCTGCACCGCATCGTCGCGCAGGGCTGA
- a CDS encoding helix-turn-helix domain-containing protein — protein sequence MAGRSRLAATPAQRADLETLARSDVRGEADRARAMLLTLSGWTSVEVAEAFGVTADAVRHWRQWFCEGGVEALRSTLASGRPAAKGEQALAVAAALLREPVENRPNWTLPRLQAEIERRTGLSISKSRLSILLREKGGFAGAAPGTR from the coding sequence ATGGCTGGTCGGTCCCGTTTGGCAGCGACGCCGGCGCAGCGCGCCGACCTCGAGACGTTGGCGCGATCTGACGTTCGGGGCGAGGCCGATCGTGCGCGGGCGATGCTGCTCACCTTGTCGGGTTGGACGAGCGTCGAGGTGGCAGAAGCGTTCGGGGTGACGGCCGATGCGGTCCGCCACTGGCGGCAGTGGTTTTGCGAAGGCGGGGTCGAGGCCCTGCGCTCGACGCTGGCCTCGGGTCGCCCGGCGGCCAAGGGCGAACAGGCGCTCGCGGTGGCGGCGGCCCTTTTGCGCGAGCCCGTGGAGAACCGGCCCAATTGGACGCTGCCGCGCCTGCAGGCCGAGATCGAGCGGCGGACGGGCCTGAGTATTTCCAAGTCTCGGCTGAGCATCCTGCTCCGGGAAAAGGGGGGTTTTGCTGGCGCCGCCCCCGGCACACGCTGA